The segment CGAACCTAAAAAGAGTCCCCCCAAGGGAAGTACCCAAATTGCTCCCAATTGATTGGCTAGACTAACCCGCCATCCTCCTAACCAGCCTACTCCCTCTTTTAATATTAAGGCAGCGATTCCTGAGAGTAATCCTAGTAAACAAGCTTCTACAAAGGCATAGCGAGAATCAGTGGCATTTACTCCCAAGTGGCTAGATTTGACCCATTGGTAGAGGCGTTTAACGATTAAATGAGGCTTCATGCGTTACCAGGATCTCGGCTAGTTACTATTAATCATAGCCTGATCGACTGATGTTGGGTTACACTTTAATCCTATGCTTTTGCGCTTCAAAGGAGGCGATCGCTTGTGCTAGCGGGTGATTCTAATTCAGATAATTTACTTGAGCTTGCTGAATAAACTTAGAAGCAAGAATAGTATAAAACTAAGCTACACTTACCCAACTATGGGATAATGGACTTAAGGAGGTAGAACCGTTATGAATAAATTAACAGGGTTTTTATATGCTCGCCCATCATTTGCCGAAGGGATTGCTCGGCTAATAGATTTCGGTAACACACTTCAAGTTTATAACACTTCTTTTAGCGATGAACAAGCTGACTTTCTAGCTTTAGCCTCTGATTGGTACGTTTTGGGAGATGATTTGAGGAACGCAATGAATCACTACAATGATTTGTGTTCACAAGCCACGGATGAGCTTTTGCAACAGGCACGCGAAGAATTACTGGCTGGAATCCAAGAGTAATATAACCAAAACCAATTAACTTCTATGCCAAAGCAGGACTATAGTGAGAATGAGGAGTCTAATCAAGAAACCGAAGCAATAGTAGCTAGTGATCCCTTGGAATCAAGCTCTGATAATTCCAAATTAGCGTCTCGAAGAGTCTTTGCGATCAGTTCTTTTGCTGGTCCACTTCCTCCACCAGAACAACTCAAAGCCTACGATCTGATTAAACCTGGTTTGGCAGGAGAATATTTTAATCTCGTTAAAAAACAAGCGGAGCATCGTATGGAATTGGAAAAATTAGTTATTTTGGGAGATGGAAAACGGTCTTGGGTTGGATTAGTTTTAGGATTTCTCATCGTGTGTTTTTTCTTGGGTTGCAGTACTTTCCTTATCATTCAAGGACATGACACAGCAGGTAGTGTTCTTGGAACTACAAGCTTAGTTTCTCTGGCTGGTGTATTCGTATACGGAACTCAAAGTCGAGTACAAGAGCGTAAAGAAAAGCGAAAAGCTTTATTTGGTTCTGATTCAGATGAATAATCTTGTGGTAAATTTCACCCCTGAAAACTATAGATCGTTTGCATCTCTAATTCTCGTAAATATTCAGAAGGTTGATCCTTCAAAGAAAACGTATGACGATCTAATTGGACTTGTAATCCCAACAAGGGATCATCCCCGGAAGAAATCAAAAATTCTAAGCGTTTAATATTCGGCCAAGTGACAATTTCATCTAAGATTTGCGCGATCGCACTCAAATAAGGATGTTTACTATTATGATACCAATGGGGATCGACCATTTTTCCCTGTTCAAACCCTAAATGAAAAATCAAACTCGGACTACTAAACAACGCATTAGCGATCGGTCTAACTTCTTCTTGTAATAATAATTGAGAAGAACGACATAATTGGCGTAACTTTTCCAAATTTCCATAGCGTTCCTTGGCACTTCGCATCTCTGTTTCCCAATCAATGGCCACCGTAATTAAATAGGTATGCAATAGTAAATGTCCTAATTTTTCGGCTTTGGTGGCTAAATAATTTGCATTATAATCATTGGCTTCAATTAACAACGGAACCCGATCAACCACCTCCAAACCATACCCTTTTAATCCGGCAATTTTTCGAGGATTATTGGTAATTAGGCGAATTTGTTTAACCCCTAAATCATTTAACATTTGCGCCCCCATCCCATAATCGCGCAAATCCGCCGGAAATCCTAATCTTTCATTGGCTTCCACCGTATCGAGTCCCATATCCTGCAACGAATAGGCTTTTAACTTATTCACCAGTCCAATTCCTCGCCCTTCCTGACGCAGATAGACCACCACCCCTAACCCAGACCCTTCAATCATTTTTAAAGCCGTTTGTAGCTGCATACGACAGTCACAGCGCATCGATCCAAGAGCATCCCCCGTTAAACATTCTGAGTGCATCCGTACCATAACGGGTTGATCTTTAAACTGTGCCGGATCTCCTTTAACAATAGCGACGTGCTCCGTTCCATCAAGAACATTCCGATAAGCATAGAGTTGAAATGTGCCAAATTGACTGGGAAATTGACAGACCGTCTCCCGATAGACGAAGCGATCATGTTTCAAACGGTAACTAATTAAGTCCGCAATACTAATCAATTTGAGTTCGTGTTTTTTGGCGTACTCGAACAGTTCAGGGAGTCGCGCCATCGAACCATCGGGGTTTTGAATTTCGCAGATGACCCCGGCCGGATAGAGCCCCGCTAAGCGCGATAAATCAACGGCTGCCTCGGTATGACCCGCACGTTTGAGGACACCTCCTTCTTTAGCACGAATGGGGAAGATATGGCCAGGACGGGTTAGGTCGTCGGGGTGGGTATCGGGGTTAATGGCGACTTGAATGGTACGAGCACGATCTTCGGCGGAAATACCCGTACTAACCCCTAAATGTTTAGCCGCGTCGATGCTAACGGTAAAAGCGGTTTGGTTACTATCGGTGTTTTTTGTCACCATTAGGGGAAGATCGAGGGTATCGAGGCGTTCTCCCATCATGGCTAGGCAAATGAGCCCTCTGGCTTCAACCGCCATAAAATTAATCATGTTAGGGGTGGCAAATTGAGCTGCACAGATGAGATCCCCTTCATTTTCTCGATTTTCGTCATCGACAACGATAATAGCCTTTCCTGCTTTAATATCAGCTAAAGCAGCATCAATGGTGTCAAATTGAGCGATCGCGTTGGGTGAAGCATCCACAAGCAGTTAGTTGATTAATAGGGGAATTTTTACTTAGGTTTCTCTATTGTAAGCTTTCGGTTGGCTGTTGGGTAAGCCATCATTACATACTTGTACGGAGAATCACTCAGGTAGCAGAATGTATGAATTAGGAATTTTTGCGGTAGATTTTGAGGGATTAGACCCTATATTGTGATGACACTCAAACATCCCATAACATTTATAAGTAGTCGTGCAAAATTAATTACCTAGTTCAGAGAGACAACAGGCAACAGAGTTAGGATAGAACCATGACCAACTCATGGTAAGATGTGTAGTTAATTTTGCACAGTTAGTTATGACTGTCTTTGCTATTCAGTAGGGTTGCAACTTCCACCCTACTCTATGCTATTTTAGGTCAAACAATCTCTTCAGACCTAACAGATATTTGATCCATTCTTAGTAAGCTCTTTGTGATTTTGATCACCGAGAAGTGTGATTCGAGTATTTAGGTTTTTCCTTTGATAATATCTCTCTGTATTCTACGCAGATACTTAAAAAATTTTTTATAGAAAGTCGAGCATTTTTTCGGTAGACCAGACCTAGGAAACCAGAATACTATGTAATCATCGAGATTAAACAAACACCTAACCCAAGGAAACAAAACAATGAACTTCAACAAATCTTTATTCGTTACTTTTTCCGTTATCTTAACTGCTGGAATCAATGTTTCTGCCTTTGCTGGAACTATTACTCCTCAAGATTCGCAAAGACAAGAAAGCAACCGCATTACTGAAACTACCCAGCCTCAGCAATATTGTTTTCCTCCCTTTAGATGTTAAATTCGGAGAGATTATGTCCTCCCAATTTATACAAAAGCCAGAATAGAAAGTCGAGGGTTTTTTCGGTAGCCCAGACCTAGGAAACCAGAATACTATGTAATCATCGAGATTAAACAAACACCTAACCCAAGGAGACAAAACAATGAACTTCAACAAATCTTTATTCGTTACTTTTTCCGTTATCTTAACTGCTGGAATCAATGTTTCTGCCTTTGCTGGAACTATTACTCCTCAAGATTCGCAAAGACAAGAAAGCAACCGCATTACTGAAACTACCCAGCCTCAGCAATATTGTTTTCCTCCCTTTAGATGTTAAATTGGGAGAGAGTATGTCCTCCCAATTTATACAAAAGCCAGAAAAGTTTAGACCTAATGAAAATCAAGAATGCTACAATTAATTTCTGTTCATTCCAAATGTCCCTACTGATTGCTAGCTATCATCCATCAATCTTTTACACTTATGATGGATTCTGATACGATGTGTTCTTAATATAAAATCTCTCAATGTTAGATGACTGCAAGGGAGAAGGGATTGGGAAGTAAAGAAAAAAAACGATTGGTCGTATTCTTTGTCCTCATTGAGCATCAATGACACAAGATTTAACACTTTCCTATTAAATAGGTTCTATAATTCAAGGATAGGGTTAGTCGTGGGAGATATTACCCTCACGACTAAAATACTTGAGACAATACCCAACTATCCTGTGATGAGTGCCAGTTTTTATTTAACTCCCCATGACCTCCTTGCAACTTTTCTAAGTATCAGTGGTTTAATGGTTTCTCCCATCGCTTCAGCACAAGTTGCTAGTGATGGAACGGTACAAACGCAAGTTAACACCCTAGGGAATCAATTAGAGATTACAGAGGGAACGCAAGCAGGAAGCAATCTATTTCATAGCTTCAGCCAATTTTCTGTTCCGAGTGGTTTTGAGGCTTATTTTAACAATTCTTCGACCATTAGCAATATTATCAGCCGTGTTACAGGGGGTTCAATTTCCAATATAGAGGGACTCATTCGAGCTAACGGGACGGCTAATTTATTCCTGATTAACCCCAATGGTATTGTCTTTGGTCCGAATGCGGCGGTTGATATTGGGGGGTCTTTTTTAGCCACTACCGCCGAATCCATCCAATTTGCTGATGGCTCTCAATTTAGTGCGACAAACTCCCAATCTTCACCCATTTTAACGATAGCGGTTCCAGTGGGGTTGCAATTTGGTTCTAACCCTGGAACCATTGTTAATCGAGCTAATCGAACAGTACCTGATCCCACTCCTGATAACCCTAATAATACTAGGCAAGTAGGATTTGAGGTTAAATCGGGTAATACTATAGCTCTAGTAGGGGGAGATTTGGATTTTCAGGGGGGAAGGGTTAATGGTTCAGGAGGAAGGGTTGAACTGGGCAGTGTGGGGGGTAACAGTAGGGTTCAATTAAGCGTGACTAACCCAGGATTGGAGATTGACTATCAAGGAGTTACCAACTTTCAAGATATTTCCTTATCTCAACAATCAATAGTAGATGTGAATAATTCAACAATTCAGGTACAGGGCAGCAATATTCGGCTGACTAATGGCTCTCAAATTAGCAGCACAACAAGAACAACAGAAGATGCTGGAGATTTAACCGTTAATGCCACTGAATCTGTTGAACTGATTGGCGCTGCCCCTGAGGGGTTTCCTTTTCCTAGTGCTTTTATTGCTCAAGTCAATCCAGGGGGTACAGGTAGAGGGGGTAATCTGATCATCAATACGAAACAGTTAAGTATCCGTGAGGGTGCTGGTATATCAGTAGCGAGTCGAGGTAAAGGAATAGGCGGTCGGCTAGAAGTTAATGTCTCAGAGGCGATTGAGATTACGGGAACTGGTCCACAATCCCTTAGTGTTCTCACAAGCTCCACAGATGGGACAGGGGATGGCGGCGAAATAGTCATTAATACGAGACAATTAACGCTGAGCAATGGCGGACAAATACAGGCGTTTACGATTAATCAAGGACGCGGGGGAACTATCACCATTAACGCTTCTGATTCAATCGAAGTGAGTGGTCGAGGAGCGTTACCAGAGTTTAATACAGAAAGTTTTAGTTCTATTACAGCAGAATCAGGTTTTCAACTCCTTGGATTTACAGGAATTGCCCCAGGAGGCAATGTTAACATTAATACTAATCAACTTATTGTCACCGACGGCGGAACGATTTCTGCTGGCAGTTTTGGACAAGGGAATGCGGGAAGCGTAGATATTACTTCAAATTCGATCTTTTTAGACAATCAAGGGGTAATTACGGCTTCTAGTGAAGGAAGCGGGGATGCAGGGAACGTGAGTATCTACACAGACCAACTCTCCGTTAATAATCAATCAGAAATATCCGTCAGAAACATTGGTTTTGGTCAGGGGGGGAATTTAACGATTAGTGCTGATGCTATTTCGTTAAACCGAAACAGTCAATTGAGTGCCGTTAGTCTTCCCTTAGAGGATCTAACGCTCCAAAAATTAAGTATTAACGCCGAAGAATTTGCCAACCGTCCCAATATTGGCAACGCAGGGGATTTAATTCTTAACACTTCTTCATTAAATCTTAATAATGATTCCCAAGTGACCGTCAGCAGTTTTGGAACGGGAAATGCAGGAAGTATGGGGATTACAGCCCAAAATATCGCCCTAGATAACAGTAGCGAACTCGCTGCCGAAACAGCTTCAGGGGAAGGGGGTAACATCAGTCTTTATGTCTCAGACTTCCTGAACCTTCGTCGCGCTAGTACCATCTCCACCACTGCAGGAACCCTAGGTGGTGGTGGTAATGGAGGTAATATCTTCATTGATGCTGAATTTATGGTTACTGTACCCACCGAAAACAGCGACATTATTGCCAATGCTTTTCTGGGTAATGGAGGAAACATTCGTATTAACGCCTCTGGAGTGTTTGGGATCGAAGAACGGGAACGTCTGACCCCGTTGAATGACATTACCGCGAGTTCCCAATTTGGACAGGTAGGGAGTATTGGTATTAACCGACCCGATGTTGATCCCCAACGCAGCTTAGTTAAATTGCCGGGTGAAGTGGTAGACGCAAAAAACCTTGTGGTTCAAGCGTGTAGTCCTGGGGGAGCGT is part of the Rippkaea orientalis PCC 8801 genome and harbors:
- a CDS encoding DUF2335 domain-containing protein, coding for MPKQDYSENEESNQETEAIVASDPLESSSDNSKLASRRVFAISSFAGPLPPPEQLKAYDLIKPGLAGEYFNLVKKQAEHRMELEKLVILGDGKRSWVGLVLGFLIVCFFLGCSTFLIIQGHDTAGSVLGTTSLVSLAGVFVYGTQSRVQERKEKRKALFGSDSDE
- the ribBA gene encoding bifunctional 3,4-dihydroxy-2-butanone-4-phosphate synthase/GTP cyclohydrolase II, producing MDASPNAIAQFDTIDAALADIKAGKAIIVVDDENRENEGDLICAAQFATPNMINFMAVEARGLICLAMMGERLDTLDLPLMVTKNTDSNQTAFTVSIDAAKHLGVSTGISAEDRARTIQVAINPDTHPDDLTRPGHIFPIRAKEGGVLKRAGHTEAAVDLSRLAGLYPAGVICEIQNPDGSMARLPELFEYAKKHELKLISIADLISYRLKHDRFVYRETVCQFPSQFGTFQLYAYRNVLDGTEHVAIVKGDPAQFKDQPVMVRMHSECLTGDALGSMRCDCRMQLQTALKMIEGSGLGVVVYLRQEGRGIGLVNKLKAYSLQDMGLDTVEANERLGFPADLRDYGMGAQMLNDLGVKQIRLITNNPRKIAGLKGYGLEVVDRVPLLIEANDYNANYLATKAEKLGHLLLHTYLITVAIDWETEMRSAKERYGNLEKLRQLCRSSQLLLQEEVRPIANALFSSPSLIFHLGFEQGKMVDPHWYHNSKHPYLSAIAQILDEIVTWPNIKRLEFLISSGDDPLLGLQVQLDRHTFSLKDQPSEYLRELEMQTIYSFQG
- a CDS encoding filamentous hemagglutinin N-terminal domain-containing protein, with product MGDITLTTKILETIPNYPVMSASFYLTPHDLLATFLSISGLMVSPIASAQVASDGTVQTQVNTLGNQLEITEGTQAGSNLFHSFSQFSVPSGFEAYFNNSSTISNIISRVTGGSISNIEGLIRANGTANLFLINPNGIVFGPNAAVDIGGSFLATTAESIQFADGSQFSATNSQSSPILTIAVPVGLQFGSNPGTIVNRANRTVPDPTPDNPNNTRQVGFEVKSGNTIALVGGDLDFQGGRVNGSGGRVELGSVGGNSRVQLSVTNPGLEIDYQGVTNFQDISLSQQSIVDVNNSTIQVQGSNIRLTNGSQISSTTRTTEDAGDLTVNATESVELIGAAPEGFPFPSAFIAQVNPGGTGRGGNLIINTKQLSIREGAGISVASRGKGIGGRLEVNVSEAIEITGTGPQSLSVLTSSTDGTGDGGEIVINTRQLTLSNGGQIQAFTINQGRGGTITINASDSIEVSGRGALPEFNTESFSSITAESGFQLLGFTGIAPGGNVNINTNQLIVTDGGTISAGSFGQGNAGSVDITSNSIFLDNQGVITASSEGSGDAGNVSIYTDQLSVNNQSEISVRNIGFGQGGNLTISADAISLNRNSQLSAVSLPLEDLTLQKLSINAEEFANRPNIGNAGDLILNTSSLNLNNDSQVTVSSFGTGNAGSMGITAQNIALDNSSELAAETASGEGGNISLYVSDFLNLRRASTISTTAGTLGGGGNGGNIFIDAEFMVTVPTENSDIIANAFLGNGGNIRINASGVFGIEERERLTPLNDITASSQFGQVGSIGINRPDVDPQRSLVKLPGEVVDAKNLVVQACSPGGAYTRGEFSITGSGGLPVNPDEGIQTAPGLTELGYPEIEMFNQSDNQESLKIPNESLTPDYKRQSSPTTIVEAQGWIMDKNGKVVLTAQSPNVTPHGSGFMPSNCYDLSNRSLSSATSPSPSLSDVPQRNSLAE